The following proteins come from a genomic window of Salvia hispanica cultivar TCC Black 2014 chromosome 4, UniMelb_Shisp_WGS_1.0, whole genome shotgun sequence:
- the LOC125220314 gene encoding uncharacterized protein LOC125220314, giving the protein MDEAYLKYCNSKGMMLSSSLPASNAGSPEISGHKRSRLGQEEPPDAGDMVMDGTEAPKMSFKDSLLGNSNGTVPNTGFEEDDQFVIGDDDVTRVFDDIGPKIVFKERIMSLVEKSMESTVVVKLLGRSISYNALQNRLWAIWKPKGQLFMMDLDNDYYQIRFNNLDDYKHALSEGPWTVYGHNLTIQPWSIDFNPLHPHPTSVVAWIRIRSVPGALYKANLVVAIGEMIGKVVKIDPNTSAATRGRFARLAVTVDLSKSLKSRIWVNGKPYDIEYESLPLICYGCRRYGHLKTDCPDLREMEKEKTDKDSHIDEVATATPEPREKFGPWMVVQRSGWNMSDKVSDVRDANLFSAIATNKEDEREISNDMDKFGANLDSIAELSLEEFLAIKEKRSVNVEPNVSSKQANKNKWVKEVGPNPTKRLSKAQLGKGTKVHKLALHQA; this is encoded by the exons ATGGACGAAGCGTATTTAAAGTACTGTAACAGTAAAGGAATGATGCTCTCATCTTCTCTCCCGGCTTCCAACGCCGGCAGCCCGGAAATCTCCGGCCATAAAAGAAGTCGCCTAGGACAAGAAGAGCCTCCTGATGCGGGAGACATGGTGATGGATGGGACGGAGGCGCCCAAGATGTCTTTCAAAGATTCCCTATTGGGCAACTCAAATGGAACAGTGCCGAACACAGGCTTTGAAGAAGACGATCAGTTCGTCATTGGAGACGATGATGTAACTCGGGTTTTTGATGATATTGGACCTAAAATAGTTTTCAAGGAACGAATCATGAGTCTAGTGGAGAAAAGCATGGAATCGACGGTGGTGGTAAAGCTTCTTGGCAGATCAATCAGCTACAATGCCCTGCAAAACCGATTATGGGCCATCTGGAAGCCAAAAGGTCAGTTGTTTATgatggatttagataatgacTACTATCAAATCCGCTTCAATAATTTGGATGATTATAAGCATGCCCTTTCAGAGGGTCCATGGACTGTGTATGGCCATAACCTCACCATACAACCATGGTCAATTGATTTCAACCCCCTGCATCCCCATCCGACCAGCGTAGTGGCCTGGATCCGCATCCGAAGCGTTCCAGGGGCTCTGTATAAGGCTAATCTTGTGGTTGCCATAGGAGAGATGATCGGCAAGGTGGTTAAAATAGACCCGAACACGAGCGCAGCTACTAGAGGTCGGTTTGCTAGACTTGCTGTCACGGTGGATTTGTCAAAATCTTTGAAGTCTCGAATTTGGGTTAACGGCAAGCCGTATGACATAGAGTACGAGTCCCTCCCTCTAATTTGTTACGGTTGTCGCCGCTATGGACACCTCAAAACTGACTGCCCAGATTTGagggagatggagaaggaaaAAACTGATAAGGATTCTCATATCGATGAGGTGGCGACAGCAACCCCTGAGCCTCGTGAAAAATTCGGTCCTTGGATGGTGGTTCAGAGATCTGGCTGGAATATGTCCGATAAGGTTTCCGATGTCAGAGATGCAAATCTATTTTCAGCTATTGCGACAAACAAGGAGGATGAACGAGAAATTAGCAATGATATGGATAAGTTTG GAGCTAATCTCGACTCAATTGCTGAGCTGTCACTAGAAGAGTTTCTTGCTATTAAGGAAAAACGCTCTGTAAATGTGGAGCCCAATGTTAGCTCCAAACAGGctaataaaaacaaatggGTTAAGGAAGTTGGCCCAAATCCGACCAAAAGGCTTAGCAAAGCCCAATTGGGTAAGGGAACTAAGGTGCACAAACTGGCCCTTCACCAAGCCTAA